In a genomic window of Thermodesulfovibrionia bacterium:
- a CDS encoding AbrB/MazE/SpoVT family DNA-binding domain-containing protein — protein sequence MDTMKTAIAEIKTRGQLTIPKKIRESSHLEEGQVVSIIPVGDSVIITPKRLELDEARRQIRKIMKSSGLSEKELLKGIGEERELLYKETYGKKKR from the coding sequence ATGGATACCATGAAAACAGCTATTGCAGAGATAAAGACTCGCGGCCAGTTGACCATTCCCAAGAAGATAAGAGAATCAAGCCATCTTGAAGAAGGACAGGTAGTCTCTATCATACCTGTGGGCGATTCCGTCATCATCACGCCGAAAAGGCTTGAGCTTGATGAGGCGCGAAGGCAGATCAGAAAGATAATGAAATCTTCAGGGCTTTCTGAAAAAGAACTGCTCAAGGGGATTGGAGAGGAGAGAGAGCTGCTTTACAAAGAAACCTATGGCAAAAAAAAGCGTTAG
- a CDS encoding PIN domain-containing protein, translated as MAKKSVRIFLDSNVIISGLFSDKGAPRVILDLLSLGLPQLAGSTGEYNIVEIERNLTKKMPEALPVYSKYLPLMNLDIIPLPSSREIAKLSGVTSQKDIPVLASAIKGDVDFLVTGDKKDFIHLKGQYSFKILTPSEFLDTILPEMLKALESDRLKT; from the coding sequence ATGGCAAAAAAAAGCGTTAGGATCTTCCTTGATTCAAACGTCATCATATCTGGCCTATTCTCTGATAAAGGGGCGCCTCGAGTAATTCTCGACCTTTTATCTCTTGGACTTCCTCAGCTTGCAGGTTCAACAGGGGAATATAATATAGTTGAGATTGAACGGAACTTAACAAAAAAGATGCCTGAAGCGCTTCCGGTTTATAGTAAATATCTTCCATTGATGAACCTTGACATCATCCCTCTTCCCTCGTCAAGAGAGATCGCTAAACTATCCGGGGTTACTTCTCAAAAAGACATCCCTGTTCTTGCTTCAGCAATAAAAGGCGATGTTGATTTCCTTGTAACAGGGGACAAAAAAGATTTTATCCATTTAAAAGGACAATACTCATTTAAAATACTTACTCCTTCGGAATTTCTTGATACCATTCTCCCTGAGATGCTCAAAGCTTTGGAATCTGATAGATTGAAGACTTAA